In Cicer arietinum cultivar CDC Frontier isolate Library 1 chromosome 7, Cicar.CDCFrontier_v2.0, whole genome shotgun sequence, the genomic window taatatataataaaattatataataagaGACACTTGCATATGTTCCAACATCTTATATTCATTatcaataaaacaaacaatattGTTCTCAATTCCACACAGACTAAATTCATTCAAAGAAATCACCATGATAACAACTGTTTTTGTGTATGAACATTTGAAGCATACAATTGTTTTTGTGTATGAACATTTGAAGCATACTTGAATATATTTGGAGGACTCAAGTATAGTCGAATTGCCACTAGTAAGgttggttttaaaaaaatttgtgctATGAGCAAACTAAAAAATGAAGCCTTgtgataattaaaattattatcttctgtgttttttgttacaaaaataataataattaattccTAATCAACAttctttgaaagaaaaaaaaaagttgcaaTAGAAATTAAAGTAAGAATATATAATCTATTTTGTGAATATAGTAGattggaaaaaattaaaattttaataatttcaatttagaGTAATGTgtctcaataaatattattctataaattatacataaattatGAAGACAAATAAATGTTATCAAATAAttcaatatcataaattttaattttgatttaattgttaaaatatctttaataatttttaattttttaaatataattttatcatcaaGATCGTAAAAATTATCCTTAAGTTTCAAAAtgtttacttttattaaaaaagattacaaattattacttttaaaaagtaTCATCAATTattgttaacatttttaataatttttaagcaTTGCCTAATAAACCATTTATAAATGGAGTCATAGATCTATGAAGAAAAAACTTATATTTGATGGTCCTGTTTTGGTCAGGGACAACAACCATTCACCGACACCTGAAAACACAAAGCCCAACAAAACAACACCTTTCATTCATTTCCCTAAGGGTAGTAACGTCATTccctaaaatttaattattttgctaTTACAAAGCACTTTATTAAGACGATGGGAAAATGGAAAACGAGCAAACTATAAAAAGGAAATAGCACACAAAACACACAAACACCAACTTTTCCGCTGCAAAATTGTCATCCTCTAAAAATCTATATTTCTCAGGTGGTGTTCTCTTCTTCCTCCATAGCAGATAGCACCCCCTGAGATAAATTCACTTTCATTTCAATTCTAATTCCATTTGCATTTGCATTTCATTTTTCGTTTTGATTTTCATTATCGCCTTTCAATGGCTTCCGATCCCTCCACCGATAAGAATATCGTCTTCAAAAAACTCAAGACGAAGTCTGAAAATAAGGTTATTCCtcctttataattttaattttgaatttcgtGCATCTTTCATGTTTGATCTCGCTCTCTgtgatttgaaaattttgttcgCATTCTCTGATTTACGAGATCAGGTTTTAGATCCGTGATTGTGATTTGTGTGCGTGCGTGTGTTTgatttctgaattttttatgctttttttgttttgtttcagaTATGTTTTGATTGCAATGCGAAGAATCCAACCTGGGCATCTGTTACATATGGGATCTTCCTATGCATTGATTGCTCTGCCGTTCATCGAAGTCTCGGCGTTCACATCAGCTTCGTGAGGCAAGTTATATTATAATTCTATGCTGAAAGTGTCTGTATGAGTCTGTGATTTGGTCGTGCATTGGTGAGATTTTGATGTGCGTGGTTTTAGAGCAAATGCATTGTTTGTTATGTTGTGTGAGTAGTGATTTTCTTGAATCAAATggataaaatttgaattgttaaTGAGATTGGACTATGAAGTTTTGCATCTAATACGTAGTTTTAGTTTGAAATAGGGTAAAATGATTTTGTGGTAAGGAAGCAGTATAGAATAAACAACGCTGGTATTGGACTTCTATAGTGCATTAATTTTGGATTGTGAATGTAGAtttggttttcaattttttgtggCAGGTTTTGAATTTGATTGGAAATCAGAATAACTGGGATTTCTATTTGATTTGGAaatatcgtttttttttttgtatgggCTGGGGGTGGGTGGGTTTTGGGAAGGAGTTGTTTGTCTCATCTGGATCATTTAGAAAAAGTTAAGGTGGGACCAATGTGTTATCCATTGTTTGCATGGCATTTTGTGATAATAAAGCTTGAGAAAGTATTGTTCTTGTTTCTATTAGCCTTCTGTTTTTCTCGTTGTGTTACACGAATAGATCGACATTATATTAGAATCAGGATTGTAAGGATGATTGATTATATAAAGTCACATTGCTGTACTTCTTGAGTTTCCATGTGGTATGAGGACTTATAGCAGAGGAATAGAATagataattgaaaatattagcAACTAGTTTATATCTATGAAAGTGAAAGTGGTGTTTTAAGAGAACTCACTTGACTAAGTGGTTTTATTGTCCCTGCAAACCagcatttttgttaatatgagtATATTTAATATGAGTATATGACTGGAAAATTTTGAGCAGGATCATTTGCTTATTAAATTTTTCTAGGCTGATAAGTGTAACTTGTTGATCTAGATTCTAGAGAGATTTGACAGGCCTCATTTTATCTCGACCAATTAAAGCATTTCACTCTGTCTACGTCTTTGTTTTATGCTTGGTTATTTTACGAATTGCAATACAATCAATAGATAGGAAGTGTTAGAATAGAAGGAAGAAAAGACTGACACCTAAACGCCTTTTGTTATGTAGATCTACCAACTTAGACTCATGGACTCCTGAGCAACTAAAAATAATGATCTTTGGAGGAAACAATCGTGCACAGACTTTCTTTAAGCAACATGGTTGGACCGATGGTGGTAAAATAGAAGCAAAGTATACATCTAGAGCTGCAGAATTGTACAGGCAAATTCTTTCAAAGGAAGTAGCTAAAAGTATGGCCGAGGAGGTATGCTTGCCTTCATCACCTGTTGCTTCTCAGTCTGCTAATGGACTTCCTGATATCAGGACCAATGAGGCTCTGAAAGAAAACACTTCGGAGAAGGCAGAAAAGCCTGAGAGCACTTCTTCACCTAGAGCCTCGCACACAGTAGTATCAAATAATTTGAAGAAGCCTATTGGAGGTAAAAAGCCTGGGAAGAGTGGGGGACTTGGTGCACGTAAGCTCAATAAAAAGGTAAGCAAATAGTTAAGCCCAGTAGAAAGGTATACAAATTGTTATCTTTGTTTGTATGCTGTATACTGGAACTGCCTGTTGggttatcattgtctttttctctattttaattttgatgattgGAATTGTTGACAAATTATCCTTGTAAAATGCAGCCAAGTGAGTCTCTCTATGAGCAGAAGCCTGAAGAACCACCTGCACCGGCGGTTCCATCCACGACAAACAACAACTTGTCTGCCAAGCCTTCTCTGACATCTCGTTTTGAGTATGTAGATAATGTTCAATCACCTGAATTGAACTCTGGAGGTTCAAATGTATTCAATCACGTTTCTGCACCAAAGTCATCAAGCTTCTTTGCAGACTTTGGAATGGATAGTGGTTTCCCTAAGAAATTTGGGTCAAGCTCCTCAAAAGTGCAAGTAAGCCCTATGCGGCAACCTCTGCCCCTGTAAAGTGTAACTTCTACTGCATGTGGTCAGCTTATGcaattttagttatatatgttcatgttcaaaatttgatattaagTCATGTCCAGTTCAAAGTTTTAAGGAGATACAGATCCATCATGCAAAACATGGTGGAAAATGCTGGCATCAAAGTgtatataaaatgaagaattACTGGCTTAAacttattttaatcttttagcTTCTTTTTTTTCCGAAAAATTGTGGATCCCTAAATTTTAATGTGACATTAACATAACctccccaattttttttttactgttgtGCCAATTTAATGTCAAAAACTAGAAGACGTGTTTTGGTTATGTTGGCTGAGAACACCTTGATTGCATGTGCAGAGGTTGGGTGCTATAACAATATCATCCCATGGTCTTAAATGGACCATACAATAGTCTTAACATGAAATCATTGAAAAGTACTAGGAATGAAACAAACTTAATTAAGATTAAAGTTGCCAGCTCTACAAGATAAAACAGACAGAACTGTATCTGAATAAAGATAAAACAGACAGAACTGTTTTGATTTGCTTGTTTCAATAGTATTTAGTAAATAAGCCATGTTACAGTCATGCTGAAAGGTGTTGATTATCTGCAGACAGTTTTTTATTGTTGCTACCAATGTTCATCTTATTAAATAAGCCATGTTACAGTCGTGccttcttcatttttgttttgttttttgggcacacatttattttttgttttgtcttgTATAAGATTGAGGAATCTGATGAAGCAAGAAAGAAGTTCTCAAATGCTAAATCTATTTCGTCATCTCAATTTTTTGGAGACCAGAACAAGGCGGGAGATGCTGATACTCGAGCTACTTTGTCAAAGTTTTCAGTACGTGCCCTCTCTTATAGTAACCTACTGCATCATATAGTGTGAAAATACATTTGTGTCAAACCTGGATGATCAGTCCCCTCTTATGGGACTATATTGGATTGCTTCTCTGAAATCACATTCTTTTAATGGCTGGAACTTATATTAAAGAGCAAACCCCTAAAGTCATCTTTTGGACACATTAGTTCTGAATGCAAAAATCTTTTCCTAGTCTCTATGCAATCTAAAGTATCGGTTGTATTAGTTTTTAAGAACCAGACACAATAATCTCTTAAAAGGACTAACTTAATTGGCATTTGTGGTTCTATGAATAGAGGAGAGGGGGGTGGGTGGTTTGCATTATCAAGGACTATTGTATCTGGCACCAATGTCCATGATTATGAGTTTATGACATTGGAATACTATTATTATGATAAACAACAGACACCCTGGAGTTATTTTCTGAACATCTTATGGAAACTCATTCCCAgtacttattttaaaatggtcTCATAAATTAGCTAACCTACTATTGTTTGTTACTTATATGGGTAGTGATGGACACATGAAATTTGTTCTGTTCTAGtgttagaattttttttccatCTTTGAATAAGAATTCTCTTAAATTTTGAGATTCAGAATAGGCCAGTGTTTGTTGAGTGAGATGAGGGCGAGAAAGGAGAAGTTCCAATTTCTGTAAATTGATTTTGGGAAGCAAAAAGAAAGGTGAATCTATAGGAAATATTCGTCCATTTGGTTGTTCTAAGAAACCTGAAAAATAGGAGACAACTATTATGTTTATCTGTTAACTCTTTTACTGGGACATTACAAGCTTCTTCTACTCATGCATGGGTGAAATGGTGCGAATTACATGATATAGCTATTTAGCACACTTTGAGCAGTTCAGTGAGTGATTTAACTGTTACATACAACTGGAAATGGATGAAACCCTCAATACTGTGGTAAAAAGGGTATTAATTCCCATTTTATGATATCAAAAGGAGCATGCTTTATGGGGGATGGTGTTAGTGTTGATGCTTGACTGTGTTTATTCTCTTGTTATTTCAGAGTTCAACTGCCATATCCAGTGCTGATCTTTTTGGTGACTCTGGAGATTCCTCCATTGATCTTGCTGCTAGCGATCTCATCAATCGATTATCTTTTCAGGTATATTCtttacattatttatatattcatgTTGTTCTTCTCTTGAACTACGAAATGATAATTAAGTTCGCAGTTTTAGTTCCTGAAATTGATGTCTGATGGGATGCTTTGCCTCTTGCAGGCACAACAGGATATCTCCTCCCTTAAGAACATTGCAGGAGAGACTGGGAAAAAGTTCTCCTCCTTTGCATCCTCCTTGATGACAGATCTTCAAGATCGAATTCTCTGAAGTTGTATGTTCTGTATTTAAGAGAatcctttgaatttttttcccATACCAGCCTATTGTGTTTCTAATGTGATAGAAGGGTATACAATTCTTtgtgaaacaaaaaaaataatatactatAAATTTCAATCTTGTGATATAGGGCGGTGTTTTTGTTTTGtctcatgtaatttttttagggTGCTATTATGTTTTACTTACGGTATTAAACTTGTAGTTCTTGACGCTCAGTGCATATATTTTACGGAACAGGCGAATAATtgtaatgaaattgtgtttcatTTAAGCAAGCACACCTTTGAAATAGTAGTGGCAAAGAACACTTTTTATGTGTTAAGATATTTATAGTTGTATTTTATGTTtacttattttgttgtttatatttttatatcaattgCGATAGAAATATTACAATTGGTAGATAAATTATACCATTTTATATCATCAAAACATGAAGCACGTctaactttaataatttttaatggcACAAGTTTAGGTGAGGTATTAATCCTAAACTGTCCATCAAATAAGGTTTTCATCAAGAAAAGGTGAGGCTGTTGGAACTGAAATGATATGTTTTTTGGGTCATAATTGAAATGAATGATACATCGCGTAACCCAAAATATTGATGATAACAAATATTGCActtaaatgaaaatttaggcTCTAAAGTATTGGGGAAATGGGGAATACAACTACGTTCAAAAGCTCAAATTACTATATTTGAAACATGATAGGCTCAAAGGTTTAGTATTAAGGCTAGGATCAATAGATGGTCACGTCTTAAGACAGATTTATTTCCTTGATTTGAAGTTTGTGCGTTAGCTAATTTGTTTGgaggatttttgttttgttcgATGCTCAAGGAATATTCATTTTCATAATGTTTATTGATGGAAGTactcaaagtgtttatcagagATTTCATCCTATCATTTGTTTGTCTTATCAACTAAAGAATGTTACAAATTCTGAAGACTTTTACGTACTTAGATAAAGTAGAAAGAACTTTAGCAACATTATTCACAAGAAAAGTGAAACAAAGACAACTATGATAGAAAACATGACGAATTTCTATAAGAATGGCTTTGCTTATCTacaatgtatatttaattgtatttaCACAAATACACTATTGGGTTGGTCTGTAACACCCTAATCTCTATAGTTGTGCCTGTAAGAGTCATTTGTGGAGTTATACTAATCCAATCGTGTTTATCTGTACTCCTTTAGAAAGCTAAGAATACAACCTATAACTTTGATGCTTAGGATAAAGTGGTTCAACTTTATATCTTTAATGGCTAATCTAGTGATGAATAGATTATCTATACCTTATTCTTTCAGCCTGACCGGTGATAAGTGTTTTGACAATATATTGAGCTACAACTGTCCTTTTGAGATGAAACtaaaatcattagttaaatAACATCTATAGTTACATTTCTTATGAAGACTACTAAGACTAATTTGTCCATATAATTTTGTTCGTGAATTGATTGTGAAAATTGTGAATCGATTGAGGctatttgaaaatcaatttttggaGAAATTTGGACCAGTGAATAGGTTCAAGAATTTAATGAATTTGACTCAAACTCAATTTGAAACTTTGATCCTCTCATGAATAAGTTTAATTGATTTACAAACATGTTAAATGgattttttcaagtttttatttataattttcacatttttaGTTTATCCAACAAGACTCAACTTATATGAGTGATGAGTCGTCTTAAGATCaaattaaagaatattttattctCTATGGAGATTTTTAAAGCTCTCGATTATGATATGTTTCACCCCCActtctttaaaaataatgtgAAATACTTGGCCCTTCTATTTTTACTTTTACAAATAAGGTATTCATAAATCATGTTAAAATGTATTCATTAATCAATGGTTACCTGCACATTTGAACATATATCATAGATTATTGAAGTTTTAATAACTTCTCCGTGTTTGGTTAGTTTCATTGTTAAATGCATTATAATGCTTTCATTTCTTTGCACTAACAATTTTGTTGTATCAACTAATACTTCTTTTTATCAGAAGATAAAGTTCAGTAGTAGCATACTGACTCTTATCACTGATTAACTCATTCTGTCTTATTGAAGCAAAAGAGTTTTGTCCAGTTAGTTATTATAGAGTTTCAAGAACCACAATCAGAAAATAGAATAAAGTTAAgataattttcaaaacatatttAAGCAGATCTTTGAGAAAGAGACATATAAGGGAGTTTTAATATGTAGTTAATTTAATCACGTGATGAAGTATTTTCTTAGATAATTTTAATCTAAGATAATATCTCTCATATAGATATGACTTTGAGATGTTTAATCTCATTcaaataatacaataaaaatcattatgatTTCTATTTTTCTCTTTGAGCATTCATTTATCTCAATACAAAGATATTGTTTTACTACTCAAAATTTCATTGAAAATGGATTACATAAAACAAACTTTAACACAAATACTCACACTTTTAAAAAGATGCTATAAAAAAACTTTTTCAAGACATTGGTAAGGAGATAAAATTGTCATATGAGAAATAGATAATCTGCTAATGtgttatatctattttttagaTAGCAATTACAATCTTCAAGAATCAGTTTTTGTCAATCcaagttttgaaaaaaatttaaaacaaaaatttcaccaaaaaaaaGGATATAGAATTGATCCAAAAAGATACACTAATTCCAACCACTTCACAAGTATTTTCAGCAGTAAAGAATCTTTACTCTTACACGGTAAAATGCTCAATCAAGAGACCGAGttctgataccaattgaaggtactaaaaaatacaagaaatgaggggtttgaattgtgtttctcCATTTCTGAAATGAGGggtttatatctatttttcagATAGCAATTACAATCTTCAAGAATCAGTTTTTGTCAATCcaagttttgaaaaaaatttaaaacaaaaatttcacgaaaaaaaaaggatatagaATTGATCCAAAAAGATACACTAATTCCAACCATTTCACAAGTATTTTCAGCAGTAAAGAATCTTTACTCTTACACGGTAAAATGCTCAATCAAGAGACCGAGttctgataccaattgaaggtactaaaaaacacaagaaatgaggggtttgaattgtgtttctcCATTTCTGAAAATTAGTTTAATTGCTTaacaaaaaatatgtttttttatcaaatcattcaacttaCGATTATAAAACAGGTTtagtgaaaataaatttgaatcataaataacttttattagaataatagagagagagagagaggacacaagaatttttattctaattcaaACAACTTGTTGTTGCATCTAGTCATTCCTTTATAGAGAGATTTTGCCTCAGCATAATTAAGGATTTAATCCATTATTATAGCATACAAGTAGTATTTACTCTGCTTCTTCAAACTTTGAGTATTCTTCCTTGACCTCTCCAGGTTATCATCATTGGAACCCTTCTCAACTTTCTAGCAGCCTGTCGTTGAGGTTCATGGGTATAGTTATACATCTTCAAGTACTTTGTATGGATAAAAAAGTTGTTGCCACTATCAagttgatttacatcaatttcagtttgtgtctgaattgacacaaaatttgtttctatgattctaactctcattgagagaATATTACATTTGAAATCCTAAATCAATTCAAGTGTATCAAACAACTTGATttatttacatcaattctaataaCTCTTTACTGAGAaaatttttcattcattctttttttcttttgatgtgttctAGTATTTTACATAAATTCTTCTTAACACATTGTCTTTTCATTCTCTCAGCCATTTGTTTCATATTGATCGCTTTCTACTTAAATATAGAGAAATGTATCCATTGAGAATGTTATCGTTGGAGATCTTAAATCAACATTTAAGGCAAATCAACTTTTAAGACATATCCAAATATATCTCCATAATGTATTAAGTGTATCTTCTACTAAGAAGATACAACTTAGAGGATGTGACTATCAAAGGATATCATGTGTTTCTTCAGTTAGAGGATATGTCTATCCTTGACGAACAAAGAATTTTAGAATGTTGACTTTTTATCAGATCATTGACTGTCTCAAGGTGTTGACTTGAAACTTGACCAAACGATCAACTAGTTTACTAGAATTATCAGACGTAGAGTCATCAGAGTGAGCTTGTAATCATATTCGTTAAAGGTGCGTCGAGTTGTGTTTATCAGAGTCAGACATAGCTTCAACATATCTTCTAGAGTCATTGTGAACTTGTTTAATAGATTATTTTTCTTTGCTCGTCAAATGATCTAACTTGTAATAGAAGATTAACTTTATTAGAGGGTTCATTTAAAGCATTTTTCTTTTGGTCTTTCAGTCAGAGGATCAACACGAGTTTTTAGTCATAAGCAGATAATCATTGTAGCGTTCTTTTCCTTTGTCTTTAGAGGAGCAATCATTCACTtgtatttcctttgttttcAACGTTTTGACTCGAAATGAAGATTCTCATATGCTTAGTGTAATACTTCTTATTGCTTATATTATGACTTActctattagtaaacataattacttatttattaagtGATAATATTTTGTGTTATAAACACTTAGATTATCATCTCTGACTTACTCATAATCTATGCTACCTTACAATAGATAATCATTAATATACTTTTCTATCTTCTAACTTAATCTACACACTTAACAAATATAGTTAAGAGatagttgttattgttgtttgtTTTGTTATGATCAAAATATCAACTGGAGGATTTTAGCTAAAACCAATTTTTCAATAACATCTATCTCTAATAGGCTCAAATATATTATCCCTAAAATCACTTTCCCAAATCAAAGTAGTTTTATTGCAGGGAAAAGTACAATTGATAACACAATTATTCTTTAACATGTCATTCATTCCATGCAGTCTATGAAAGGTCAAACAGGTTTTACGATAATGAAGCTTGATAAAGCTAATGCTTATGATAAAGTAGAATGGTGTTTTCATTGAGGATTGCCTTGGTCACCCTCTTCTTCCCAtgcatttaattaatattattatgacATGTATCTCATTTTCTAGGATGAATATTAACTGGAAAGGCATATCCTATGAAGAGTTTACTCCTACAGTAGGGCTTAGGCAAGGAACTCTATTATGTCCTTATCTTTTTGTCATTGCAATAGGATGTCTTAGGCGTTGTATCTTGGGTGCAACTCAAAATAATTCTTGGAAGTCTATCAAGTTCGGTCGAGATGGGCCTTCAGTCTCTCACATGATgtttattgatgatattattcttATAGTTGAGGCTTTCATTGATCAAACAACTACAATCAATGATATCCTTACTACTTTTTGTTCCCACTCAAGAAAGCAGGTTAGCCCATCTAAGTCTAAAAGGTTTCTTTTCAAGTAATTTTGTGCAATCCATTGATGCTACAAAAGATCTTGAGGAGTGTCTTGGTATCCCTATTATCAGTAGTAAAAAGAGAAGTCTACTTATGCGTTTATTATTGGTATAGTTAAGAACAAACTTTCTAGTTAGAAAGCTTCATCTTTGTCAATGGTCGACTGAGTCACTTAAGCTCAAAGTTGCATTATGAGTTTTcccacttattggatgcaatcCACTATTATCCCTATCTCAGTGTGTGACGAGGTTTGGAGACTTTGTAGAAAATTTATTTGGTGCTCTACTACAAACAGTAAGAAATGTCCCGTTGTTTCTTGGTCTACTATTTCCACACCGAAAGAAGAGAATGGCATTGAGTGTCGTAGTCTGAGAATGGTTAATGTTAACTATATGATGAAGCTAGGATGGAATATGATCATTAACCAAGACTCACTTTGGGTTTAGATTATTTGGAACAAGTATAATTGGGCAATTTGACTATGCTGAATATTCAATGTGGTGTCAATGTCTCTAATATTTGGAGAGAAATTTCAAAGTATTGACCCAAAATAGGCAATGATTTTTCTTGGATTATTAGAAATAGTCGGTCAATTAGAGTTTGGCTTGATGACTAGTCCTTAGAGTTGGTAAATTATGCTATAATGTTATAGTCATTCCTCCCTATGCTATgaactttaattttattgtattatgCTAGTGAAAATCGTTGGAATTGGCCTGTTACGAAACAAGTTATTCCTACTAATATTCGCACAAATATTGATTGTCTCAAGTATCCTCTTGTAGGNNNNNNNNNNNNNNNNNNNNNNNNNNNNNNNNNNNNNNNNNNNNNNNNNNNNNNNNNNNNNNNNNNNNNNNNNNNNNNNNNNNNNNNNNNNNNNNNNNNNNNNNNNNNNNNNNNNNNNNNNNNNNNNNNNNNNNNNNNNNNNNNNNNNNNNNNNNNNAAAGATGATTTTCCTATATGAaaatcttcaaatgacagtttctttattaaaaaaatatgtctcCCAAGCTCTAACAACAAAGGAATTTACCCCTGTTGAGCCTCCTAATTTTAACATCGTGTGGAAATGAATTGGCCTTCTTAGAATTCACATTTTTCTTTGGAATCTTTCCCATGAAAAACTTCTAACTAATATTGAAAGAAATCGTTGTGGGATGTCGGATAGTGATGTTTGCATCAGGTAGTCAAAGCTCTAAAAACCATAATGCACATTCTTATAGATTGTGATTCGACAAATAGTATGTGGAATACATTTATAACAATGAATGATGAACTTTATAACTTATGTGGAATAGTTTGCATCGACGTTTTCTTTTGTAATCTTGGTCAAGATGCCTCTATTTTGGCTAAACTTTAGGGGTCTGGTTTATGGTCTCAAATTGGCTAGTAATTTGGGTTTGACTACTATTTTGGTGGAAATGAAATCTCTAACTAGAGTCAACATGGTTTGTTCTTAGAAATGGGTAACCTTTATCTTATGTCTTCTTCATGAAACCATTTATCTGTCAATCATGTCTACTAGAAGGCTAATAGGTGTGTAGATAGGATTACTAACCTTAATCTTGGTGGATATATTAGTATAGTTGATACTCTTACCCCCTCCTAGTTTATTGTTTTTTCTTGATGAAAATTGTGATGGATGTCTTTTCTTAGTGTTGTTCtcagcttttttttttttttatttttccttctaTGAAAAAGACTTGATTTGAATGTATGCCTTTTGTGGAATGAGAATGATGAATATGCTTCAAGTCCTAAATGTAACATTTTGATAAGATTTTGATAAGTAATATTTCATCTGTTTCATAATGAATATTACAATAGCAAAAATAATTGTACCAAATCATATTGAAGTGGTTGATTTAACCGTTGAGAATAAGTCAATTCACTAATTGGTTCAACttcatttgattttagtttAATTGAACCATATCAAATAATATGAAACTAGATTGTACCAACTAAATAATAATTGGTtcaaacaatttattattttggcTTTCTTGTCCCTTTTTATTAGACTCTCTCCAAATTACAAGATATATTAACAATACTTTCACAAAAATACTCTTAATTAAATGAAGAGAATTAGAAGACTAACTAATTTTTTCTCTTAATAAATGAAAGATAATTTTAGAAAGAGAATAATATCattgaaaaatttaatgtaaaataatctTTCTTAATTCTTGTACATTGGTCAAAAGAGTCTTTACATATAGGGACATATGTAGTATCACATACGGATTCAAACAAGTTAAAATGTCACCTCATAATTTTTGTTCAGTTTAGTTATAGTGATTTGACATTGATATGAAATCTAAGTTGAAAAAGACATAATCATTTAATGTGCTATGTATTAGTCCCTAAAGATActtgttaagaaaataaaaacaaaagttttaAGTAg contains:
- the LOC101507456 gene encoding probable ADP-ribosylation factor GTPase-activating protein AGD8 isoform X1, giving the protein MASDPSTDKNIVFKKLKTKSENKICFDCNAKNPTWASVTYGIFLCIDCSAVHRSLGVHISFVRSTNLDSWTPEQLKIMIFGGNNRAQTFFKQHGWTDGGKIEAKYTSRAAELYRQILSKEVAKSMAEEVCLPSSPVASQSANGLPDIRTNEALKENTSEKAEKPESTSSPRASHTVVSNNLKKPIGGKKPGKSGGLGARKLNKKPSESLYEQKPEEPPAPAVPSTTNNNLSAKPSLTSRFEYVDNVQSPELNSGGSNVFNHVSAPKSSSFFADFGMDSGFPKKFGSSSSKVQIEESDEARKKFSNAKSISSSQFFGDQNKAGDADTRATLSKFSSSTAISSADLFGDSGDSSIDLAASDLINRLSFQAQQDISSLKNIAGETGKKFSSFASSLMTDLQDRIL
- the LOC101507456 gene encoding probable ADP-ribosylation factor GTPase-activating protein AGD8 isoform X2, with amino-acid sequence MASDPSTDKNIVFKKLKTKSENKICFDCNAKNPTWASVTYGIFLCIDCSAVHRSLGVHISFVRSTNLDSWTPEQLKIMIFGGNNRAQTFFKQHGWTDGGKIEAKYTSRAAELYRQILSKEVAKSMAEEVCLPSSPVASQSANGLPDIRTNEALKENTSEKAEKPESTSSPRASHTVVSNNLKKPIGGKKPGKSGGLGARKLNKKPSESLYEQKPEEPPAPAVPSTTNNNLSAKPSLTSRFEYVDNVQSPELNSGGSNVFNHVSAPKSSSFFADFGMDSGFPKKFGSSSSKVQVSPMRQPLPLLRNLMKQERSSQMLNLFRHLNFLETRTRREMLILELLCQSFQVQLPYPVLIFLVTLEIPPLILLLAISSIDYLFRHNRISPPLRTLQERLGKSSPPLHPP